In Novipirellula artificiosorum, the genomic window CCTATGGTTTATGGGGAGCATTGGGAACGCGTGCCCTTCGTGAAACCATTGAGGGTGATTTCTAAGAGTATCCACTCCGTCTGTTAGGCGTTGACTTGGCGACAACGCCGGCTGATCGAACCGTTTGTCTTATCAAACGTGTTCGCTGGGCCGAGCGTGATGGGGAATGGCGATATCGCGTGTCTTGCGTTGACTTTCAGCCGACGAGAAAAGCAAAACACCAACGGTGACCAACAGCGATGCCGCAATGGCAGCGGCAGAAAGACAAACCAGCCGATTGCGTTGATAGGTCTTCAGCAGTTTTTAACCAAACGAGGGTGGTCTGGCTTCGACCGTTTCATTGTTCAGATGACGCTCGACGTCGTCAGCAAGACCGCTGGCCGAATCGTATCGGCGTCCGCGGTCCTTTTCCAGCGTTTTCATCACGATCCAGTCGAGTTCTCCCCGAAACAGTTTGGTCAGCGAATCGGGTTTCGTGCAACGATGATTGGCGACGCAGGTAGCTGTGTCCGCATCCAAAATCTGGATCGCATTGGAGGGGCGCATCGGTTCGAGTTCAAGGATAATCCGCCGCATCTCATCGAGTCCCGCTTTGCGAATTTGCTCCAAAGTGAACGGCGTACGACCCGTCAGCAGTTCGTACAAGAGCACGCCGAGTGAATAGATATCGCTGCGCGTGTCGACATCCAAGCCGCTCGCCTCAGCTAGTTCAGGGCTCATGTATTGAGGTGTACCGATGACTTGTCCATACCCGGTGAACATGGTGCGTTCTGTCAACGGCTGGTTGATCGCATTGGCGACACCGAAATCAATTACCTTGGGGACCGGTTTTCCATCATGCAGCGTCACCAGCACATTGCTGGGCTTGATGTCGCGGTGAATCACGCCTTTTTGATGAGCGTGATGAATGGCGCGGCAGACGGACGCAAACAGCTCTAGCCGTTCGTCGGTCGACAGATTGTTGGTGTCCGCATACTTCGTAATCGTCACGCCCCTAACCAATTCCATGACGAAATAGGGTCGCCCTGTCACGGTTTGTCCTGCATCGAGAACCTTAGCGATGTTCGGGTGATCCATGATCGCGAGAGCCTGACGCTCCGCCTGGAACCGCGAAACCACTTCCTTGGTATCCATCCCTGGCTTGATGACCTTCAATGCCACCTTTCGCCGTACCGGACTGGTCTGCTGGGCCATGAAAACCTCACCGAAGCCGCCCTCGCCGATCCGTTGCAACAGTTCGTAGGGTCCAATCTTGTCGCCGGCAGCTTCGCTCAGCAGCGTCGCAGACGTTCCCTCTAATCCCGGTGGTGAGCCGACAGGAAAGCTTTCGTGCTCTTCGTCCGATTCCAGCTTCGCAACCAATCGTTCATAAAGCGGATGGTCATTGCCACTCACTCGCTTTAGGTAGGCTTCCCGAGCACAAGGGTCAGCCACGGCGCGGGCAATAAGAAACAGGTCATCTTCGCTGGGCATTGGATGATTCATCGCGGATATTCCCTTGGGCTCCTGTTTAGACTTCCAAGGGTCAATGCGTTAAAACGGCGAAAACGACCCGGAAAAATACTGCAATCTATCGATCTTTTTTTCTTTTCGAGATTCAGCCAGCCGCGAGTGAAGGCCTTGTTGGCATCGGCGGTGGACCATGTTCTGGTGAAGGTGGCTACCCGCTTCGGATCTCTCAGGGTTATTCATTGAGGGAAGAGTACAACGAGAAATGGAATAATCCGAAGATTGATCAGGCTATTTCAGGCGGTTTGTCGCATTGAACGATGGACGCGTTCGATCTCCCCTCTCAAAAAGAAAATGGAACCAAGATCATGAGAAATCGCATTATTGTAACCTTGGCATTCACTGCCCTCGCGGTCGGATTCACTTCACCGGCTCAGGCTGATCAGCCGAAAATCGGAACCTACCTTGTTGGTGATTGGTCGATGGCTGGTCAGATCGACGGCGAGAAGTTTACCGGCAAAATGGCCGTCGGCCGTTTGGCCGATGGCCAAAGTCTTCTCTATGAGTGGTCGGGCAAAGTAAATGGGATCGTCACACAGGGCACCCTGCTCGGAGGCATCGATCCCGGATCAGGAAAGGTGGTCGAGCACGCCTTCGCCGAGTCGAATCATTTCACCAACACCTACGACAAGGTTCTCGAGGACGAGTTGGGCAAAGCGACCGGCAAGCGCGTCGGTACGGTCAACGGCAAACCCTTTGCTGGGGACATCGTCGTGGATCGAACCTCTCACGATCGCTTTACCTATACGGTCAGCTCAAACGGCAACGTCACGGTTCATTTCGTGTTTGAACGCATCGGTAAGGTTGGCCCGGATTATGAAACGCTGAAAGCGATGGAGTTCTTTATTGGTGACTGGGAAGCGACCACCACCGTCCAAGAGGACGGGCTCGACCTTGGTGACTTGTATCAGCCTGGCGCAACCGAGAATCGGTATGAAACTTGGTACTGGATAGAAGACAAGAATTATATCGGAGTTAAGTTTGGTGGAGAAATTGATGGCAAGGAAGCGCACACTGGGTTTGAGATGGTCGGTGTGGATCCAAAGTCAGGAAAAGTCGTTCATTGGCTGTTTAGCAAGCTGGGTGGATCAGGTACGGGGACCTGGAAGATTGGGCCGAAGGAACTTCGGTTGAATTGGAACTACCGAACTGCAGCTGGGAACTTCCTCAAGGGAGTCGCTTACCACAAGGTCGTTGATGAGGACACCTACACATGGCAGATTCGGGACATGACCGAGGATGGTAAAAAGCTCGCAGACACCCCTGTCGTTACCCTTCATCGGGTCAAGAAATAGCGTTGCGATTTGGAGGTCGTGATGTGGAATGGGTGATGTTTGCAGCCCATGCCTCCTCCGGCATGGGCCGTCGCCTCCACGGACGTGCACTCTCAATAGCGGAGATTTTTGGGTTCGGGGTGGCAAAACCACACGATTATCGGTCTACTGCTGCCTTCTCCTGACTCTGGACTCCACTGCTACACGGC contains:
- a CDS encoding serine/threonine protein kinase; protein product: MNHPMPSEDDLFLIARAVADPCAREAYLKRVSGNDHPLYERLVAKLESDEEHESFPVGSPPGLEGTSATLLSEAAGDKIGPYELLQRIGEGGFGEVFMAQQTSPVRRKVALKVIKPGMDTKEVVSRFQAERQALAIMDHPNIAKVLDAGQTVTGRPYFVMELVRGVTITKYADTNNLSTDERLELFASVCRAIHHAHQKGVIHRDIKPSNVLVTLHDGKPVPKVIDFGVANAINQPLTERTMFTGYGQVIGTPQYMSPELAEASGLDVDTRSDIYSLGVLLYELLTGRTPFTLEQIRKAGLDEMRRIILELEPMRPSNAIQILDADTATCVANHRCTKPDSLTKLFRGELDWIVMKTLEKDRGRRYDSASGLADDVERHLNNETVEARPPSFG